A genomic stretch from Primulina huaijiensis isolate GDHJ02 chromosome 14, ASM1229523v2, whole genome shotgun sequence includes:
- the LOC140958042 gene encoding uncharacterized protein, translating into MTLERWWDYDLQGTMSNELSRRFEESVNAADIYMHIKELYGAQTRTVRHITIKELKTILMRDEASVHDHGVHMIGLVENVVGLELVIPKEFHNDIVFLSLPFSFDGFVVNFNMNRQESSFEELVNILTTYETTIKKEKHMFF; encoded by the coding sequence ATGACGCTTGAGAGATGGTGGGACTATGATCTGCAAGGcactatgtcaaatgaactatCGAGGCGGTTTGAAGAATCTGTaaatgctgctgacatttacATGCACATAAAAGAGTTGTATGGTGCTCAAACTCGTACAGTGAGGCACATTACTATCAAGGAGCTCAAGACTATACTTATGCGAGATGAGGCCTCGGTCCATGATCACGGTGTACATATGATTGGACTtgttgagaatgtggtgggcctggaattgGTGATTCCTAAGGAATTTCATAATGACATCGTGTTTTTGTCACTCCCATTCTCATTTGATggttttgtggtgaacttcaatatgAATAGGCAAGAGTCTAGttttgaagagctagtcaacaTTCTCACGACTTATGAGACCACCATAAAGAAAGAAAAGCATATGTTTTTCTAG